Proteins encoded by one window of Chiroxiphia lanceolata isolate bChiLan1 chromosome 26, bChiLan1.pri, whole genome shotgun sequence:
- the LOC116798553 gene encoding gasdermin-A2-like, producing MNHAFIKQLQRTGADLFLVYETLEASEKAVYKEDTKAELSFLAWIYAKFFGEGSRQNIESIVIPKGCTLAFRAIQMNISKGEWELSYFKEDPASVKGVSFLQIPTPKLGTVDREVKQYCGIFSDLPSGLRVMFLNTITAVMRDRKLFQDLSQKMEGFLEKTDGYELKTESPDLKDLLSTLKNSPRDRCLLLAKGITYTLDALAELLDNQLPLLLESLERKIVSQQLQLVGKLLEHELKKVDRPFRVDASLLSFPRQEDQGLTMALVELSRVKLQEDGSAVPMEQPFEVVAALYVALYALNLLSGPK from the exons ATGAACCACGCCTTCATAAAACAGCTCCAGAGGACAGGCGCCGATTTGTTCTTGGTTTATGAAACCCTGGAAGCCTCGGAGAAGGCTGTCTACAAGGAAGACACCAAGGCAGAGTTGAGCTTCTTAGCCTGGATTTACGCCAAGTTCTTTGGAGAG GGCAGCAGACAGAACATAGAAAGCATAGTCATACCCAAGGGCTGCACCCTGGCCTTCAGGGCCATCCAGATGAACATTAGCAAAGGAGAATGGG AACtgtcttattttaaagaagatcCAGCTTCAGTGAAAG gtGTCTCGTTTTTACAGATCCCAACACCAAAATTAGGCACAGTGGACAGAGAAGTTAAACAATACTGTGGGATTTTCTCCGACTTGCCTTCTGGCCTGCGGGTCATGTTCTTAAACACCATCACAGCTGTGATGAGAGACAGGAAACTCTTTCAAGACCTCAGCCAGAAG ATGGAAGGATTTCTTGAGAAAACTGATGGTTATGAGCTGAAAACTGAAAGCCCTGACTTAAAAGACCTGTTGAGCACGTTAAAGAATTCTCCAAGAGATCGTTGTCTTCTGCTGGCAAAGGGAATAACCTACACCCTCGATGCTTTGGCTG AGCTACTGGACAATcagctgccgctgctgctggaATCCTTGGAAAGGAAGATTGTGTcccaacagctgcagctg GTTGGAAAACTCTTGGAGCACGAGCTGAAGAAGGTGGATAGGCCTTTCCGTGTGGACGCCAGCCTGCTCTCCTTCCCACGGCAGGAGGATCAGGGCTTAACCATGGCCCTGGTGGAGCTGAGCAGAGTGAAGCTCCAGGAAGATGGATCAGCTGTGCCCATGGAACAGCCCTTCGAGGTGGTGGCCGCCCTGTACGTGGCCCTGTACGCCCTCAACCTCCTCAGTGGCCCCAAGTAG
- the ORMDL3 gene encoding ORM1-like protein 3, translated as MNVGTAHSEVNPNTRVMNSRGIWLSYVLGIGLLHVVLLSIPFFSVPVVWTLTNIIHNLSMYIFLHTVKGTPFETPDQGKARLLTHWEQMDYGVQFTASRKFLTIMPIVLYFLTSFYTKYDRIHFIINTISLMSVLIPKLPQFHGVRIFGINKY; from the exons ATGAACGTGGGGACGGCGCACAGCGAGGTGAACCCCAACACCCGCGTCATGAACAGCCGCGGCATCTGGCTGTCCTACGTGCTGGGCATCGGGCTGCTGCACGTCGTGCTGCTCAGCATCCCCTTCTTCAGCGTCCCCGTGGTCTGGACCCTCACCAACATCATCCACAACCTG AGCATGTACATCTTCCTGCACACCGTGAAGGGAACCCCCTTCGAGACCCCGGACCAGGGCAAGGCCCGGCTGCTCACGCACTGGGAGCAGATGGATTACGGAGTCCAGTTCACCGCCTCCCGCAAGTTCCTCACCATCATGCCCATCGTCCT GTATTTTCTAACCAGCTTTTACACCAAGTACGACCGGATACACTTCATCATCAACACCATCTCCCTCATGAGCGTCCTGATCCCCAAACTGCCTCAGTTCCATGGAGTCCGGATCTTTGGGATCAACAAGTACTGA
- the LRRC3C gene encoding leucine-rich repeat-containing protein 3C has protein sequence MPVAEWVLLRPVTMGLLLHSLLLLLLLLGCCLRPATAFPKGCYPSEEEGLKTFRCSNARLTEVPRDIPNDTNKLYLDSNRIPFLPRDAFRDLPLLLELDLSHNAIASVESGAFRGLAEHLHSLDLSSNRLVSVSKDAFSNLKAKVNLSNNPWLCDCRLQELIRTVELVAGSSGGIVCDSSAQEEHVGKAFLQVIADTDFCNVYKKTTDIAMLVTMFGWFAMVISYLVYYVRQNQEDARRHLEYLKSLPSKQRRSEESSTISTVV, from the coding sequence ATGCCTGTGGCAGAGTGGGTCCTCCTCCGCCCGGTCACCatggggctgctcctgcacagcctcctcctcctcctcctcctcctgggctgctgcctccGCCCGGCCACCGCCTTCCCCAAGGGCTGCTACCCCTCGGAGGAGGAGGGGCTGAAGACCTTCCGCTGCAGCAACGCTCGGCTGACCGAGGTCCCCAGAGACATCCCCAACGACACCAACAAGCTCTACCTGGACTCCAACCGCATCCCCTTCCTGCCCCGCGACGCCTTCCGGGACCTGCcgctcctgctggagctggaccTGTCCCACAACGCCATCGCCAGCGTGGAGAGTGGGGCTTTCCGGGGCCTGGCAGAGCACCTGCACTCCCTGGACTTGTCTTCCAACAGGCTGGTGTCGGTCAGCAAAGACGCCTTCAGCAACCTGAAGGCCAAGGTGAACCTGTCCAACAACCCGTGGCTGTGTGACTGCCGGCTGCAGGAGCTGATCCGCACCGTGGAGCTGGTGGCCGGATCCTCGGGCGGCATCGTCTGCGACTCCTCGGCACAGGAGGAGCACGTGGGCAAAGCCTTCCTGCAGGTCATCGCTGACACGGACTTCTGCAACGTGTACAAGAAGACCACGGACATCGCCATGCTGGTCACCATGTTCGGCTGGTTCGCCATGGTGATCTCCTACCTGGTGTACTACGTGCGGCAGAACCAGGAGGACGCCCGGAGGCACCTGGAGTACCTCAAGTCGCTGCCCAGCAAACAGCGGCGCTCGGAGGAGTCGTCCACCATCAGCACTGTGGTGTGA